The following coding sequences are from one Candidatus Binatia bacterium window:
- a CDS encoding PBP1A family penicillin-binding protein: MLRRIAFVLLLLIVAAAAVGSVALWLMLRQWEPVVVEKFQTHRWSFPSKIYSDSLLIYPGMDLKAVGFYERLHDLDYQRVDGEVTRRGQYHVDKNGLDIYLHEFPYPTVEGSGTLVRLNLSGDAVTRIEDLASHKELYAFEFDPELISCLYQGIWEERHLVSLDQLPPLLLRAIIDVEDQHFYEHPGIDVGGIARALWVDLRSHRVEQGGSTLTQQLMKNFFLTDERSMKRKLTEALMALIIERRFSKQEILTNYVNEIYLGQKGAQGIYGLWQASHFYFDKEPQDLSVAEIATLAGLIKAPNRYSPFRDPVASRRRRNFALLSMLKQSDLTAEQYAAAIQEPVRTASVVNETNDAPYFTDFVRQELSQTYPSHVLTTEGLQIHTSLDTHLQKLAEHALQAGLADLERRYPRLRATKPADQLQGCLIVIQPQTGAIKAMMGGREYRSSQFNRCTQALRQPGSVFKPFTYLTAFEETRHNASPILPTTRIADEPFEWAYDNQVWTPANYKKRYMGEVTVREALEHSLNAATARLAHDVGLEPIIEMARRFGINSPLPPYPSVVLGAAEVVPFEVAQAFTALADSGLRSTPLAIKKVFDHSKQPIERNPVQAEQVIPADTAYLVTHLMEGVFDYGTAHAARKQGFKRPAAGKTGTTNDYSDAWFAGFTPDLLAVVWVGFDHKRPLNLAGAEAALPIWTDFMKQATAGLPPNSFTPPPGIALVRIDPASGMLATPQCPESLDEAFYAGTEPTVPCPLHPVRGALREIVGAP; the protein is encoded by the coding sequence CCGCAGTGGGCAGCGTGGCCTTGTGGCTCATGCTGCGCCAGTGGGAACCGGTCGTCGTCGAGAAGTTTCAAACCCACCGCTGGAGTTTCCCCTCCAAGATCTACTCGGATAGCCTCTTGATCTATCCGGGGATGGATCTGAAGGCGGTCGGGTTCTACGAGCGGCTGCACGACCTCGACTACCAGCGCGTCGATGGCGAGGTGACGCGCCGGGGCCAGTACCACGTCGATAAGAACGGCCTGGACATCTACCTGCACGAGTTTCCCTATCCCACAGTGGAGGGCAGTGGCACCCTCGTCCGGCTGAATCTTTCGGGGGATGCCGTCACACGCATCGAAGATCTCGCCAGCCACAAGGAGCTGTACGCTTTCGAGTTCGACCCCGAACTCATCAGCTGCCTGTACCAGGGGATCTGGGAGGAACGGCATCTGGTCAGCCTCGATCAGCTGCCGCCATTACTGCTGCGCGCCATCATCGACGTCGAGGATCAGCATTTCTACGAGCACCCTGGCATCGATGTCGGCGGTATCGCACGGGCGCTCTGGGTCGATCTGCGCAGCCACCGCGTTGAACAGGGCGGCAGTACGTTGACCCAGCAGCTGATGAAGAACTTCTTCCTCACCGACGAGCGCAGCATGAAGCGCAAGCTCACCGAAGCGCTGATGGCGCTCATCATCGAGCGGCGCTTCTCGAAGCAGGAGATCCTGACGAACTATGTCAACGAGATCTATCTCGGGCAGAAAGGGGCGCAAGGCATCTACGGCCTCTGGCAAGCCTCGCATTTCTATTTCGACAAGGAGCCGCAAGATCTTTCGGTCGCCGAAATCGCTACGCTCGCCGGACTGATCAAAGCCCCGAACCGCTACTCGCCCTTCCGCGACCCGGTCGCCTCAAGACGCCGCCGCAACTTCGCTCTGCTGTCCATGCTGAAGCAGAGCGACCTCACCGCGGAGCAGTATGCCGCCGCCATTCAGGAACCGGTGCGCACCGCTTCCGTGGTCAACGAAACGAACGATGCGCCGTATTTCACCGACTTCGTTCGGCAGGAACTGTCGCAAACCTACCCGAGCCACGTGCTGACCACGGAAGGTTTGCAGATCCACACCTCGCTCGACACGCACTTGCAGAAGCTCGCCGAGCATGCGTTGCAGGCCGGTCTGGCCGACCTGGAGCGGCGCTACCCGCGCCTGCGTGCCACCAAGCCCGCTGACCAGCTGCAAGGGTGCCTGATCGTCATTCAACCGCAGACGGGTGCGATCAAGGCGATGATGGGTGGGCGCGAGTACCGCAGCAGTCAGTTCAATCGCTGCACGCAGGCCCTGCGCCAGCCGGGATCGGTCTTCAAGCCGTTCACCTATCTGACCGCCTTCGAAGAAACGCGGCACAATGCCTCACCCATTCTGCCAACGACGCGGATTGCCGATGAGCCCTTCGAGTGGGCCTACGACAACCAGGTGTGGACGCCCGCCAACTACAAGAAGCGTTACATGGGAGAGGTGACGGTGCGCGAGGCCCTGGAGCATTCCCTCAATGCGGCGACCGCCCGCCTGGCCCACGACGTGGGACTGGAACCCATCATCGAAATGGCGCGCCGGTTCGGGATCAACTCACCGCTGCCGCCGTACCCATCGGTCGTGCTCGGGGCCGCGGAAGTGGTGCCGTTCGAAGTGGCGCAAGCGTTCACGGCGTTGGCCGACAGCGGCCTGCGCAGCACACCACTCGCCATCAAGAAGGTGTTCGATCACAGCAAACAGCCGATCGAACGCAACCCCGTGCAGGCCGAGCAGGTGATTCCCGCCGACACGGCGTACCTGGTGACTCACTTGATGGAAGGCGTGTTCGACTACGGCACCGCCCACGCCGCGCGCAAACAGGGATTCAAGCGGCCAGCGGCAGGCAAGACCGGTACCACGAACGACTACAGCGATGCCTGGTTCGCCGGCTTTACGCCCGACTTGCTGGCCGTCGTGTGGGTTGGGTTCGATCACAAGCGTCCGCTCAACCTGGCCGGCGCCGAGGCCGCGCTGCCGATCTGGACCGACTTCATGAAGCAGGCGACGGCCGGACTTCCCCCCAACTCGTTCACCCCGCCACCGGGAATCGCGCTAGTCCGCATCGATCCAGCCTCCGGCATGTTGGCGACGCCGCAGTGCCCGGAGAGCCTCGATGAGGCGTTCTATGCAGGGACAGAGCCCACGGTGCCGTGCCCCCTGCACCCGGTGCGCGGTGCGCTGCGAGAGATTGTGGGAGCGCCGTAG
- a CDS encoding tetratricopeptide repeat protein has translation MIYASRTCVSVFATLAISFSGCVTPLRPAPPERVAETPRAAPTPTRPRRAPTSTPTPALQESTLGEIGGFTPAPGAAETPLPTPTAEAEVAVSPTEPESLLTQISSTTPPNVTAALRLIEDGRERLRQGAYDAALDRFERAVAIDPASAHGYYFLAQVHFLKKHYDQAIAFASRAASLGGRTDRVSRGRIHSLQGAVFEEVGRYPDARKAYQAAITADPNNLAARVGIARLSGSN, from the coding sequence ATGATCTACGCATCGCGTACCTGCGTGAGTGTCTTCGCCACGCTCGCAATCTCCTTCAGCGGGTGCGTCACTCCATTGCGGCCGGCGCCGCCTGAGCGCGTGGCGGAGACGCCGCGGGCGGCGCCGACCCCGACGAGACCCCGACGCGCGCCGACGTCAACACCGACTCCAGCACTGCAGGAGAGCACGCTCGGCGAGATCGGCGGATTTACGCCTGCACCCGGTGCAGCCGAGACGCCGCTGCCGACCCCGACGGCGGAGGCTGAGGTGGCAGTGAGTCCCACCGAACCGGAATCGCTGCTAACCCAGATCAGTTCAACGACGCCGCCCAATGTTACCGCTGCGCTGCGCTTGATCGAGGACGGACGCGAACGGCTTCGTCAAGGTGCGTACGACGCCGCCCTCGATCGTTTCGAGCGTGCGGTCGCCATTGACCCTGCCAGCGCCCACGGCTACTACTTTCTCGCCCAGGTGCATTTCCTCAAGAAACATTACGATCAAGCGATCGCCTTTGCCAGCCGTGCGGCGTCGCTCGGCGGACGTACCGATCGCGTCTCGCGGGGGCGCATCCACAGCCTGCAGGGGGCAGTGTTCGAGGAGGTGGGCCGCTACCCCGACGCGCGCAAAGCCTATCAAGCGGCGATTACGGCCGATCCCAACAACCTGGCGGCGCGCGTCGGCATCGCGCGGCTCAGCGGGAGCAATTAG
- the tsaD gene encoding tRNA (adenosine(37)-N6)-threonylcarbamoyltransferase complex transferase subunit TsaD yields the protein MRILAIESSCDDTAAAVLADGAVLSSVVTSQDDVHCRYGGVVPELASRSHMRNIVPVIEDALTRAQLTLADIDAVAATCGPGLVGSLLVGLSIAKAMAFARQLPFMGVNHLEGHLLSVQIDGRTPFPYVALLVSGGHTSLYYAEDWGRYQLLGSTRDDAAGEAFDKVAKTMGLGYPGGRVIDSLARKGDPKAIRFPRARLKAPRDGVRFEFSFSGLKTAVWQYVRAHPIDSDAAAADVAASFQEAVVDMLLDTTFAAAHSVQCPRIVIAGGVSANSRLRHRAQEAATEFGMAISIPPLHYCTDNAAMIAVAAEPRLRRGERDPLSLNAAADLEL from the coding sequence ATGCGCATCCTCGCGATTGAAAGCTCGTGCGACGATACCGCCGCGGCCGTCCTGGCGGATGGGGCGGTACTGTCCAGCGTTGTGACGTCGCAAGACGATGTCCACTGCCGCTACGGTGGCGTGGTGCCGGAGCTGGCGTCACGTTCGCACATGCGCAACATTGTCCCCGTCATCGAAGATGCGCTGACGCGGGCGCAGCTGACGCTGGCGGATATCGACGCGGTGGCGGCGACCTGCGGGCCGGGGCTGGTCGGTTCGTTGCTGGTGGGACTCTCGATCGCGAAGGCGATGGCGTTTGCGCGCCAGCTCCCGTTTATGGGGGTCAATCATCTCGAGGGCCATCTGCTCTCGGTGCAGATCGATGGCCGGACCCCATTCCCCTACGTGGCGCTACTGGTGTCGGGTGGGCACACCAGCTTGTACTACGCTGAGGACTGGGGCCGTTACCAGTTGCTGGGGTCGACACGAGATGACGCGGCCGGTGAGGCTTTCGACAAGGTGGCCAAGACGATGGGGCTCGGCTATCCGGGGGGCCGGGTCATCGATAGCCTGGCGCGTAAGGGTGATCCAAAGGCCATCCGTTTTCCACGCGCACGCCTGAAGGCACCGCGTGACGGGGTGCGTTTCGAATTCAGCTTCAGCGGCTTGAAGACGGCGGTATGGCAGTACGTGCGCGCGCACCCGATCGACAGCGATGCCGCCGCGGCAGACGTCGCGGCAAGTTTTCAGGAGGCGGTGGTCGACATGCTCCTCGATACGACCTTCGCGGCCGCCCACAGCGTGCAATGTCCCCGGATCGTCATTGCGGGCGGCGTGTCAGCCAACTCACGGCTGCGCCACCGTGCCCAAGAGGCGGCCACGGAGTTCGGCATGGCCATCAGTATTCCGCCGCTGCACTATTGCACCGACAACGCGGCGATGATCGCGGTGGCGGCGGAGCCGCGGCTGCGGCGCGGCGAGCGCGACCCGCTGTCCCTCAACGCGGCGGCTGATTTGGAGCTATGA
- a CDS encoding acetyl-CoA hydrolase/transferase C-terminal domain-containing protein: MAARLTHGDPQTLYRGKLRSVREAVDLLHVEDTLAAPILTGQPAAFLDALAARSDYRDLSIFSGLLIEPYPVLQQPGVRLTSGFYGPIERQLKSMGAKVRYLPADFIGWERYARLARPRVVASAVSPMDQYGYLNFGLHAGATFNAFLEAARDPHRLAIAEVNPGLPHVLGLGRYGGHRIHIAEVDCVVESDRSIFELPDQPVTEEDNAIARHIEQLIQNGATLQIGIGAIPTIVVGMLAAGTKGDFGIHTEMITNAVLRLHRAGKVTNHKGIYDGFSVGTFAAGSKELYTWMDRNPEVRMLPVAEVNDPAIIRRNRLMVSINGALAVDLSAQVMADTIGPRQYSGVGGHELFAIGAHDSDGGKSIICLHSTARSEGKTISTIVPSLPLGTPVTTPRHHVQYVITEHGVANLGLLTDVERAHALIDIAHPDFRDELRAAARELP, encoded by the coding sequence ATGGCCGCACGCCTGACGCACGGTGACCCGCAAACGCTGTACCGCGGCAAGCTCCGCAGTGTACGGGAAGCGGTCGATCTCCTCCACGTAGAGGACACACTGGCGGCACCTATTTTGACCGGTCAGCCGGCGGCGTTTCTCGACGCCTTGGCCGCGCGTAGCGACTACCGCGATCTCTCGATCTTCAGCGGTCTGCTGATCGAGCCCTATCCGGTCCTGCAGCAACCCGGCGTCCGCCTGACCAGCGGGTTCTATGGGCCGATCGAACGGCAGCTGAAGTCCATGGGCGCCAAGGTGCGCTACCTGCCCGCAGACTTCATCGGTTGGGAGCGCTACGCCCGCCTCGCCCGCCCCCGGGTGGTCGCCTCTGCAGTGTCGCCCATGGATCAGTACGGCTACCTGAACTTCGGACTGCATGCCGGCGCAACCTTCAACGCCTTCCTCGAAGCCGCTCGCGATCCGCATCGGCTGGCCATCGCCGAGGTCAATCCTGGCCTGCCGCACGTCCTCGGCCTCGGCCGCTACGGTGGCCATCGCATTCATATTGCGGAAGTTGATTGTGTCGTGGAGTCGGACCGTTCCATCTTCGAACTGCCGGATCAGCCGGTGACGGAAGAGGACAATGCCATCGCCCGCCACATCGAGCAGCTGATCCAAAATGGGGCGACCTTGCAGATCGGCATTGGTGCCATTCCAACCATCGTCGTCGGGATGCTCGCTGCCGGAACCAAAGGGGATTTCGGCATTCATACCGAAATGATCACCAATGCCGTCTTGCGCCTGCACCGGGCGGGCAAGGTAACGAACCACAAGGGCATCTACGACGGATTCTCGGTGGGGACATTCGCGGCCGGCAGCAAGGAGCTGTACACGTGGATGGATCGCAACCCCGAAGTGCGCATGCTCCCCGTCGCCGAGGTGAACGATCCTGCCATCATCCGTCGCAACCGTCTGATGGTCAGCATCAACGGTGCTCTGGCAGTGGACCTCTCCGCTCAGGTGATGGCCGACACCATCGGACCGCGCCAGTATTCGGGGGTTGGAGGACATGAGCTCTTCGCCATCGGCGCACACGACAGCGATGGCGGCAAGAGCATCATCTGCCTGCACTCGACGGCCCGGAGCGAGGGCAAGACCATTTCAACCATCGTCCCGTCCCTGCCGCTCGGCACCCCGGTGACGACGCCACGGCATCATGTCCAGTACGTCATTACCGAGCACGGCGTGGCCAACCTCGGCCTGCTGACGGACGTCGAGCGAGCGCACGCGCTGATCGACATCGCACACCCGGACTTCCGGGACGAGTTGCGCGCGGCGGCGCGGGAGCTGCCGTAG